One genomic region from Quercus robur chromosome 4, dhQueRobu3.1, whole genome shotgun sequence encodes:
- the LOC126721972 gene encoding uncharacterized protein LOC126721972 encodes MNPRLPQVALSSSWLPMKKGWAPLMVGKGIENPQVIVDGLRTRTMCTAWWVNLKVREAWVLKMGVRESHLVLILGKGQMPKLVKWTRWFLRKEMKLNPPFDDCPTTVHHLIMKIIIWNSRGTLKLNFQSHIRDLVQNHDPAIMVIMETKLSGVKAKVITNRLPFDGAIHTKTIGYAGGLWLLWNSDRVEVKALANTEQEIHVEVKVRPSNFTWILFTIYASPRCEERRILWENLTKVADLHNMPWIMASDFNEPLIEEDKYGGRGVHVNYSLAFKDCLDYCNMVDMGFSGLRYTWTNKRELNNLILERIDRFFMSPDWCLLYPDARVMQLPRCHSDHCSVLMETLPIRNINLTRPFKFQEFWLFDTSFPSVVSRAWSRGRDLAECINTFSRDVSVWNKTHFGNVHHKKRRVIARIYGVQKARVVQPNTDLINLEKQLHQELDLLLDQERDLWALKSRINWMIQGDRNIAFYHVSTIARRKRNHIAVVMDDLGNWLTEEREVMEYFRSGFVKLYTTSHESGHRVPNLGNQWRAQLTDKVKSSLGGRISIEEIKSALWSMKPFKAPGLDGLHAGFF; translated from the coding sequence ATGAATCCGAGGCTTCCCCAAGTGGCTCTTTCAAGTTCATGGCTTCCAATGAAGAAGGGTTGGGCACCATTAATGGTTGGGAAGGGGATCGAAAATCCTCAGGTGATCGTAGACGGGCTCAGAACAAGGACCATGTGCACGGCGTGGTGGGTCAACTTGAAGGTGAGGGAAGCTTGGGTTTTAAAGATGGGGGTGCGTGAATCTCATCTGGTTCTCATCCTAGGGAAGGGTCAAATGCCAAAATTGGTGAAGTGGACAAGATGGTTTCTGAGGAAGGAGATGAAGCTAAATCCTCCTTTTGACGATTGTCCCACAACCGTCCATCATCTCATTATGAAGATCATCATTTGGAACAGTAGGGGCACATTGAAGCTCAATTTCCAGAGTCATATCCGTGATTTGGTTCAGAACCATGACCCTGCCATTATGGTAATCATGGAGACTAAGCTTAGTGGTGTTAAAGCTAAGGTGATTACTAACAGGCTCCCGTTTGATGGGGCCATCCACACTAAAACGATTGGGTACGCTGGTGGACTTTGGCTGCTGTGGAACTCAGACAGAGTGGAAGTTAAAGCTCTAGCCAACACGGAGCAGGAAATTCATGTTGAAGTCAAGGTACGCCCTTCTAACTTTACCTGGATTTTATTTACAATCTATGCTAGTCCTAGATGTGAGGAGCGTCGCATCTTATGGGAAAATCTAACTAAGGTGGCCGATCTTCATAACATGCCATGGATCATGGCTAGTGATTTCAATGAACCTTTGATTGAGGAGGATAAGTATGGGGGCAGAGGTGTTCATGTTAACTATTCTCTAGCCTTCAAGGATTGCCTGGATTATTGCAATATGGTTGATATGGGGTTCTCTGGGCTGAGATACACATGGACAAACAAAAGAGAGCTAAATAATCTTATCCTTGAGAGGATTGATAGATTTTTCATGAGCCCGGATTGGTGTCTGCTTTACCCTGATGCAAGAGTTATGCAGCTACCTAGATGTCACTCGGATCACTGTTCGGTTCTTATGGAGACTCTCCCTATCAGAAACATCAACCTTACTAGACCTTTTAAGTTCCAGGAGTTTTGGCTCTTTGATACCTCCTTTCCTAGTGTGGTGTCTCGGGCCTGGAGCAGGGGTAGAGATTTGGCAGAGTGCATCAATACCTTCTCTAGGGATGTGTCTGTGTGGAATAAAACTCATTTTGGAAATGTCCACCACAAGAAAAGGAGAGTTATTGCTAGAATTTACGGGGTTCAGAAAGCTCGGGTTGTCCAACCGAACACCGATCTTATTAATTTAGAGAAGCAACTCCATCAGGAACTTGACCTTCTCCTTGATCAAGAACGCGATTTATGGGCCCTAAAATCCAGAATTAATTGGATGATTCAAGGAGATCGTAATATAGCCTTCTATCACGTGTCTACTAttgcaagaagaaagagaaatcaCATTGCAGTAGTCATGGATGATTTGGGGAATTGGTTAACAGAGGAAAGGGAGGTAATGGAGTATTTTAGAAGCGGGTTTGTGAAGCTGTACACCACCTCTCATGAAAGTGGTCACCGGGTTCCAAATTTAGGAAACCAGTGGCGTGCTCAGCTCACTGATAAGGTGAAATCATCCCTTGGAGGGAGGATTAGTATTGAGGAGATTAAGAGTGCTTTATGGTCCATGAAACCTTTTAAGGCTCCGGGCTTGGATGGTTTGCATGCGGGGTTTTTCTAG